Below is a window of Moorella thermoacetica DNA.
CAACGGTGGAAACCATAGCCGAAAATACCAGCGATGGAGTTGTGGCCCCACTCTTTTACTTTTTCCTGGGAGGAGTACCCCTGGCCATGGTCTATCGGGCGATCAACACCCTGGATTCCATGCTGGGTTATAAAAACGAACGCTATCTCTTCTTTGGCCGTATGGCGGCCAGGTTGGACGACCTGGCCAATTACGTGCCGGCACGGATAACCGGGCTGGCTATCTGCGTGGCAGCCTTCCTCCTGGGCCAGGGGCGCCGCGCCTGGATCACCATGTTAAGGGACGCCAGGAAACATCCCAGCCCCAATAGCGGTTACCCGGAGGCGGCCATGGCCGGAGCCCTGGGGGTCCAGCTGGGGGGGCTGAATTACTACCAGGGTATACCTTCCCACCGGCCCCTCATGGGGCAGGCCCTCAGGGAACTGGAACCGGGGGATATTGACCGGGCCATTACCCTCATGGCTGGAGCCACGGCCATCATAACCATGGCCGGGTGTATCTACCTAGCCTTCAGGATTTACTGGCATTGAGGGGAAGAAGAATATGACATACAAGCGGATTGTTATTGCCGGTACCAGGAGCGGCGTCGGCAAGACAAGTATTGCCACCGGTTTAATGGCCGCCCTGGCCGCCAGGGGGTTAAAGGTCCAAGGGTTTAAGGTCGGTCCCGACTACATCGACCCCGGTTACCACACCCTGGCTACGGGCAGGCCTTCCCGCAATCTGGATACCTACTTAATGACCCCGGCGGCCGTCCTGGAGGCCTTTGAGCGCGCCGCTGCCACCAGCGATATAGCCGTTATTGAAGGAGTTATGGGGCTTTATGACGGTCACCGTGACACCGGCAGCGGGAGTACGGCGACCATTGCCCGCCTGCTGGCCGCCCCTGTCCTGCTGGTGGTGGACGCTACTTCCCTGGGGCAGAGTGTGGCCGCCGAGGTCCTGGGTTACCGCTCCCTGGACCCGGGGGTAAACCTGGCCGGGGTCATCCTGAACCGGGTCAGTAGTGAGGGTCACCTGGAGGTGCTCCGCCAGGCTATAGAAGAATATACCGGCATACCGGTAGTTGGCTGGTTGCGACGGGGCTCCCTGCCTCCCCTCCCTTCCCGGCACCTGGGGTTGATCCCGGCCGGGGAACAGGAGGACCTGAGGCCCGTCCTGGCGGAACTGGCCGCTACCATAGCCACCGGCCTGGACCTGGAGAGGGTACTCGACCTGGCAACACAGGCCGGCCCCCTGCCGGCAGGGGGAAGCCGCCTTTTTGCTACCGCCGGTGCTGGGGTGAGGGAGAAAATCCCGGTTGCTGTGGCCCTGGATAAAGCCTTTAACTTTTACTACCAGGATTCTCTAGATTACCTGGCGGTTCTCGGAGCCGAATTGCTACCATTCAGCCCCCTAGAGGACGACAGGTTGCCCGCTGGAGCCGCCGGGATAATTATTGGCGGTGGGTTCCCGGAGATTTTCCTCGCTCCCCTGACGGATAACAGGCCCCTCCTCGCTGACCTCCGTCGGCAGGTCGCCCGGGGGATACCCCTTTATGCTGAGTGTGGCGGCCTCATGTACCTGGCCCGGGAGATCATTGACCTGGAAGGCAGCAAGTGGCCCATGGCGGGCATTGTACCCGCCGCCTGCCGTATGCAAAAGAGCCTGGCCGGCCTCGGTTACAGGGAGGCCCGCCTCTGCCGGGAAACCCTCGTGGGCCACCGGGATGATTGCCTTCGGGGGCATGAATTTCATTATTCCACCATGACAAGTAAGGATACAGACTTCCCGCCGGCTTACACCTGGAAACACCGGGGGTCAATCTGGTACGATGGCTACGGGACACGGCAGATAGTAGCCTCTTATTTGCACTTGCATTTCCTGGGCAATGTAGGAGCCGCTCAAAATTTCCTGGCCGCCTGCCGGGCATACAAAGGAGGAAGAAACCTTGAAACTGCTTGACCAGACCCTGCAAAGGATTAAGCCCTTGGACGCAAGGGCCATGGCGAAGGCCCAGGCCCACCTTGATGAACTCACCAAACCCCCGGGAAGCCTGGGAGCCCTGGAGGATATTGCCAGACGTTTGGCGGGGATCAGGGGGGAAGTCCCCCGCCGATTGTCCCGTAAAGCCCATATCCTCATGGCCGGGGATCACGGCGTGGTC
It encodes the following:
- the cbiB gene encoding adenosylcobinamide-phosphate synthase CbiB produces the protein MTTDLLLLVTALILDLLVRDPSWLLHPTQVMGAGINLLERLLWRPGARPAYLISTGGILVVIIMGTTWTVTRALLWLAGNISHWLEFVLAAWLLATTIAPRGLATAGRAIARALKAGDLGAARRQVGLIVGRDTDSLTAIGVTRATVETIAENTSDGVVAPLFYFFLGGVPLAMVYRAINTLDSMLGYKNERYLFFGRMAARLDDLANYVPARITGLAICVAAFLLGQGRRAWITMLRDARKHPSPNSGYPEAAMAGALGVQLGGLNYYQGIPSHRPLMGQALRELEPGDIDRAITLMAGATAIITMAGCIYLAFRIYWH
- a CDS encoding cobyrinate a,c-diamide synthase, which codes for MTYKRIVIAGTRSGVGKTSIATGLMAALAARGLKVQGFKVGPDYIDPGYHTLATGRPSRNLDTYLMTPAAVLEAFERAAATSDIAVIEGVMGLYDGHRDTGSGSTATIARLLAAPVLLVVDATSLGQSVAAEVLGYRSLDPGVNLAGVILNRVSSEGHLEVLRQAIEEYTGIPVVGWLRRGSLPPLPSRHLGLIPAGEQEDLRPVLAELAATIATGLDLERVLDLATQAGPLPAGGSRLFATAGAGVREKIPVAVALDKAFNFYYQDSLDYLAVLGAELLPFSPLEDDRLPAGAAGIIIGGGFPEIFLAPLTDNRPLLADLRRQVARGIPLYAECGGLMYLAREIIDLEGSKWPMAGIVPAACRMQKSLAGLGYREARLCRETLVGHRDDCLRGHEFHYSTMTSKDTDFPPAYTWKHRGSIWYDGYGTRQIVASYLHLHFLGNVGAAQNFLAACRAYKGGRNLETA